In Deltaproteobacteria bacterium, one DNA window encodes the following:
- a CDS encoding TIGR03032 family protein: protein MGSRPLMEITVSRHFLSWLHDAAISLAFTTYQTNRLFLIGLKPDGALSTFERHFDRPMGLHATSERLHMTTRWQLWELTNALPPGEQHDGYDRVYVPRRSHTTGDVDAHDVALDRAGRIVFVNTLYSCLAAVSERYSFAPLWQPPFISRLAPEDRCHLNGLAMIDGQPAYMTAVSRSDVAAGWRERRHAGGCVIEVEDNEIVLDSLSMPHSPRVYRDRLWVLNSGAGELGWVDHRAGRFEPVAFCPGYMRGMAVHGDYAIVGLSKPRQERAFSGLALDDRLREKDSDARCGLWVIDLRSGTVAHWLQMEGVVIELYDVAVLPGVRRPMALGFQTDEIQRLLTIDTQPTPTFARLHVADPASHAARLPPAGGPPRPASPATPDAARAEYQLGNDLAKAGHFTEAVAHYEAALRLDPRHVNAHVNLGTAQHRLGDLDAAIACYQHALAVDETSVRAHSNLAMLLRERGDLDGAIGHLESARKVEPGNAVVLRELGGLFWEVGRNRDARRCLEQLVKAEPGSARAHNDLGAMLLNEQNDAAALPYFEQARRLDPNLAEAHVNVGIICEHRGDVAQARAAFGQALAIQDSPTLTLHRELLGPPVWASVADLDAYRARVESVIGVFATRGLRLAMRDVQASRAEAPFLWAYHGRDNLPLKRAYSRLFEGSFPLEPLQRRPSTNGVRHVGFVVTATHEGVFLRCMGGLIDRLDRRRWRVTVAGPRAAMDLVRRSLHNRDVHLLALSPRFDQATAQLRAAAFDLIYFWEVGTDATNYFLPFCRLAPVQCTGWGWPETSAAPELDYHITSEALAPAGTERFFSEHLVRLPHLPAYCVRPPAMPRPEPLTGFGLPEAAHVYFCAQNLRKVHPDMDALLGAILRADPHGVAVFAGDNSVMLAELLRARWRDTLPDLGDRLVILPRPAPDDYMRLLASAHVTLDTPHFGGSNTAYDAFVAGAIVVTLPGEMPRSRYTAELYRSVGIDDGIATTPAAYVETAVRLATDPAARAALRARVLAAVPEVFENQFAANELEEAFVQMIERSQAI from the coding sequence ATGGGTTCGCGGCCGCTCATGGAGATCACCGTTTCCCGGCACTTCCTGTCCTGGCTGCATGACGCCGCCATCAGCCTGGCGTTTACCACCTACCAGACCAATCGCCTGTTCCTGATCGGGCTCAAGCCCGATGGGGCGCTGTCGACCTTCGAACGGCACTTCGACCGGCCGATGGGCTTGCACGCGACATCGGAACGACTCCACATGACCACCCGCTGGCAGCTGTGGGAATTGACCAACGCCTTGCCGCCGGGCGAGCAGCACGACGGCTACGACCGCGTCTACGTGCCGCGGCGCAGCCACACGACGGGCGATGTCGACGCCCACGATGTGGCGCTGGACCGCGCCGGGCGCATCGTGTTCGTCAACACGCTCTACAGTTGTCTGGCTGCGGTCAGCGAGCGCTACAGCTTCGCGCCGCTGTGGCAGCCGCCATTCATCTCGCGCTTGGCGCCGGAAGATCGCTGTCATTTGAACGGGCTGGCCATGATCGACGGGCAGCCGGCGTACATGACCGCGGTGAGCCGATCCGACGTGGCGGCGGGATGGCGCGAGCGCCGGCACGCCGGTGGCTGTGTGATCGAGGTCGAAGACAACGAGATTGTGCTCGACAGTTTGTCGATGCCGCATTCGCCGCGGGTCTACCGCGATCGCTTGTGGGTGCTGAATTCGGGCGCTGGGGAACTCGGGTGGGTCGATCACCGCGCCGGCCGCTTCGAGCCGGTGGCGTTCTGCCCAGGCTACATGCGGGGCATGGCCGTGCATGGCGACTACGCGATCGTCGGGCTCTCCAAGCCGCGCCAGGAGCGCGCGTTCTCGGGCTTGGCGCTGGACGACCGCCTGCGGGAGAAGGACAGCGACGCGCGCTGCGGGTTGTGGGTCATCGATCTGCGCAGCGGCACGGTGGCGCATTGGCTGCAGATGGAGGGCGTCGTCATCGAGCTCTACGATGTCGCGGTGCTCCCGGGCGTCCGGCGGCCGATGGCGCTGGGGTTCCAGACCGACGAGATCCAGCGGCTGCTGACGATCGATACGCAGCCAACCCCGACCTTCGCGCGGCTGCATGTGGCGGATCCGGCGTCGCACGCCGCGCGCCTGCCGCCCGCGGGCGGGCCGCCGCGACCGGCGTCGCCGGCCACTCCGGACGCCGCGCGCGCCGAGTACCAGCTCGGCAATGATCTCGCGAAAGCCGGCCACTTCACCGAGGCGGTCGCGCACTACGAGGCCGCGTTGCGGCTCGATCCGCGGCACGTCAACGCGCACGTCAACCTCGGCACCGCGCAGCATCGCCTGGGCGACCTCGACGCCGCGATCGCGTGCTATCAGCACGCGCTCGCCGTCGATGAGACGTCGGTGCGCGCGCACAGCAACCTCGCCATGCTGCTGCGCGAGCGCGGCGATCTTGACGGAGCCATCGGTCACCTGGAAAGCGCGCGGAAGGTCGAGCCCGGCAACGCCGTGGTGTTGCGCGAACTCGGCGGGCTGTTCTGGGAAGTCGGCCGCAACCGCGATGCGCGGCGCTGCCTCGAACAACTGGTCAAGGCCGAGCCTGGATCCGCACGTGCCCACAACGATCTCGGGGCGATGCTGCTCAACGAACAGAACGATGCTGCGGCGTTGCCGTACTTCGAGCAGGCGCGGCGACTCGATCCGAATCTCGCCGAGGCCCACGTCAACGTCGGCATCATCTGCGAGCATCGCGGCGACGTGGCGCAGGCGCGCGCCGCGTTCGGGCAGGCTTTGGCGATCCAGGACAGCCCCACGCTCACGCTGCACCGCGAGCTGCTCGGTCCGCCGGTGTGGGCCAGCGTGGCGGATCTCGACGCGTACCGCGCACGGGTGGAGTCGGTGATTGGCGTGTTCGCCACGCGCGGCTTGCGTCTGGCGATGCGCGACGTGCAGGCGAGCCGCGCCGAGGCGCCGTTCCTGTGGGCGTATCACGGCCGCGACAATCTCCCGTTGAAGCGGGCATACAGTCGGCTGTTCGAAGGATCGTTTCCGCTCGAGCCACTGCAACGCCGGCCGAGCACCAACGGGGTCCGGCACGTGGGCTTCGTCGTGACCGCCACGCACGAGGGCGTGTTCTTGCGCTGCATGGGCGGCCTCATCGATCGGCTCGACCGGCGTCGATGGCGCGTGACGGTGGCGGGTCCGCGGGCGGCGATGGATCTCGTGCGCCGCAGCCTGCACAACCGCGACGTGCACCTGCTCGCGCTCTCACCCCGCTTCGACCAGGCGACCGCGCAGCTGCGTGCCGCCGCGTTCGACCTGATCTACTTCTGGGAAGTCGGGACGGACGCCACCAACTACTTTCTCCCGTTTTGCCGACTCGCGCCGGTGCAATGCACGGGGTGGGGCTGGCCCGAGACCAGCGCCGCGCCGGAGTTGGACTACCACATCACCAGCGAAGCGCTGGCGCCAGCGGGTACCGAGCGGTTCTTCAGTGAGCACCTGGTGCGTCTGCCGCACCTGCCCGCCTATTGCGTCCGGCCGCCGGCGATGCCGCGTCCGGAGCCGCTGACGGGGTTCGGTTTGCCCGAGGCGGCGCACGTCTACTTCTGCGCGCAGAATCTGCGCAAGGTGCATCCGGACATGGACGCGCTCCTCGGTGCCATCTTGCGCGCCGATCCGCACGGGGTTGCGGTGTTTGCGGGGGACAACTCGGTGATGCTCGCCGAGTTGCTGCGCGCGCGCTGGCGCGACACGTTGCCCGACCTCGGCGATCGGTTGGTGATCCTGCCCCGGCCCGCGCCCGACGACTACATGCGCTTGCTCGCCTCCGCCCACGTCACGCTCGACACACCCCACTTCGGCGGCTCGAACACCGCGTACGACGCGTTCGTTGCCGGCGCGATCGTGGTAACCCTCCCGGGCGAGATGCCCCGCAGCCGCTACACCGCGGAGTTGTATCGCAGCGTCGGCATCGACGATGGCATCGCGACGACGCCAGCGGCGTACGTCGAGACGGCGGTGCGGTTGGCCACCGACCCGGCGGCGCGCGCCGCGCTGCGGGCGCGTGTCTTGGCGGCCGTGCCGGAGGTATTCGAGAACCAGTTCGCGGCAAACGAACTGGAAGAGGCATTCGTGCAGATGATCGAACGGAGCCAGGCGATCTGA
- a CDS encoding VCBS repeat-containing protein, translated as MGTFSSPSFADLDGDGDLDAFIGERNGNTIYFANTGSSAAPAFAASAANPFGLADVGYNSSPSFADLDGDGDLDAFIGEGYGNTIYFANTGSSAAPAFAASSANPFGLADVGSDSSPTFADLDGDGDLDAFIGETNTGSSAAPAFAAASANPFGLADVGYNSNPSFADLDGDGDLDAFIGELFGNTIYFQNTGSSTAPAFAASSANPFGLADVGSRSSPAFADLDGDGDLDAFVGEVNGNTIYFANTGSSAAPAFAAASANPFGLADVGYDSSPTFADLDGDGDLDAFIGDREGNTFYFENSGCGNGGVDAGEECDDGNTNNADGCNTLCQTPGGDADADGVTNAVENAGPNGGDANGDGMPDSTQPNVGSLPGATDGTYQTLVTDAACPIENLAAQALNPAGWSLPFGALSFELPGCESTRVTIYYHGRDSLASPPFQYVKQGPNPPGAANDVTYTLSAGAPHMLVMGSANLGFDPAVAFAAFTLSDNVVGDDTGNDHRIVDQGGPGLKVTPAAVPVLGWSGLSAAVLGLLGLARRRLR; from the coding sequence GTGGGAACCTTCAGCAGCCCCAGCTTCGCCGACCTCGACGGCGACGGCGACCTCGACGCCTTCATCGGGGAACGCAACGGCAACACGATCTACTTCGCGAACACGGGCAGCAGCGCGGCGCCGGCCTTCGCCGCCTCCGCCGCCAATCCCTTCGGCCTCGCCGATGTGGGATACAACAGCAGCCCCAGCTTCGCCGACCTCGACGGCGACGGCGACCTCGACGCCTTCATCGGGGAAGGCTACGGCAACACGATCTACTTCGCGAACACGGGCAGCAGCGCGGCGCCGGCCTTCGCCGCCTCGTCCGCCAACCCCTTCGGCCTCGCCGATGTGGGCTCCGACAGCAGCCCCACCTTCGCCGACCTCGACGGCGACGGCGACCTCGACGCCTTCATCGGGGAAACGAACACCGGCAGCAGCGCGGCGCCGGCGTTCGCCGCCGCGTCCGCCAACCCCTTCGGCCTCGCCGATGTGGGATACAACAGCAACCCCAGCTTCGCCGACCTCGACGGCGACGGCGACCTCGACGCCTTCATCGGGGAGCTCTTCGGCAACACGATCTACTTCCAGAACACGGGCAGCAGCACGGCGCCAGCCTTCGCCGCCTCGTCCGCCAACCCCTTCGGCCTCGCCGATGTGGGATCCCGCAGCAGCCCCGCCTTCGCCGACCTCGACGGCGACGGCGACCTCGACGCCTTCGTCGGGGAAGTCAACGGCAACACGATCTACTTCGCCAACACGGGCAGCAGCGCGGCGCCGGCGTTCGCCGCCGCGTCCGCCAACCCCTTCGGCCTCGCCGATGTGGGATACGACAGCAGCCCCACCTTCGCCGACCTCGACGGCGACGGCGACCTCGACGCCTTCATCGGGGACCGCGAGGGCAACACGTTCTACTTCGAGAACTCCGGCTGCGGGAACGGCGGCGTGGATGCGGGCGAGGAGTGCGACGACGGCAACACGAACAACGCCGACGGCTGCAACACGCTCTGCCAGACGCCGGGCGGTGACGCCGACGCCGACGGAGTGACCAATGCGGTCGAGAACGCCGGCCCCAACGGCGGCGACGCCAACGGCGACGGCATGCCCGACAGCACGCAGCCGAACGTCGGCTCGCTCCCCGGCGCCACCGACGGCACCTACCAGACCCTCGTCACCGACGCGGCGTGTCCGATCGAGAATCTGGCGGCACAGGCGCTCAACCCGGCGGGGTGGAGCTTGCCCTTCGGCGCGTTGAGCTTCGAGCTACCGGGCTGCGAGAGCACGCGCGTGACGATCTACTACCATGGCCGCGACAGCTTGGCGTCGCCGCCGTTCCAATATGTGAAGCAGGGCCCGAACCCACCGGGGGCGGCGAACGACGTGACCTACACGCTGTCGGCGGGCGCGCCGCACATGCTGGTGATGGGCAGCGCCAATCTGGGCTTCGACCCGGCGGTGGCGTTCGCCGCCTTCACGCTGAGTGACAACGTGGTCGGCGACGACACGGGCAACGACCACCGCATCGTGGACCAAGGCGGGCCCGGCCTGAAGGTGACGCCGGCGGCGGTGCCGGTGTTGGGCTGGTCCGGCCTCTCGGCCGCGGTCCTCGGCCTGCTCGGCCTCGCGCGGCGCCGCCTGCGCTGA
- a CDS encoding amidohydrolase family protein, which translates to MILLTPEMDRRHFLKLALAALAGASGCTHSEDYTDDDAVRLAAQMRDEAARSGTGPYGPLRFSGYRGLADLPWFELDAHGVLRTKAELPAVFDFHAHLGWAHLFAPPVDLLQRTPRIQYLLDCDRTDPPCTLDLDVYINANFTEAMHDDLSREVRDSLLFGSQAAATHTIPNLLAEMDAVGVAKIAILPIATGLPFGEDPTAHVLDAIANSDAGERLIPFASVHPRDVGWRTQLRGYAQRGVRGVKVHPEMQRLFPDEPAAMELYEECGRLNLPVIFHGGRSGIEPAFMRPYALIRRYVAAITSFPQVRFVLGHAGARDVADAIPVAQQHANVWLEISGQGVTQLHELIHTLGYEKLLFGTDWPFYPLAATLAKVLIVTKEHDPARAAILHTNAERVLGTRT; encoded by the coding sequence CCACTTCTTGAAGCTCGCGCTGGCAGCGCTGGCCGGTGCGTCCGGGTGCACTCACTCAGAGGATTACACGGATGACGATGCGGTCCGTCTCGCCGCGCAGATGCGCGATGAAGCGGCGCGCTCCGGCACGGGTCCGTATGGCCCGCTGCGCTTCAGCGGCTATCGCGGGCTGGCCGACCTACCGTGGTTCGAACTCGATGCGCACGGCGTGCTGCGTACGAAGGCGGAGCTGCCGGCGGTATTCGACTTCCACGCGCACCTCGGTTGGGCGCACCTCTTCGCGCCGCCGGTCGACCTGCTCCAGCGCACGCCGCGAATCCAGTATTTGCTCGATTGCGATCGCACCGACCCGCCGTGCACGCTCGATCTCGACGTCTACATCAATGCAAATTTCACCGAGGCCATGCACGACGATCTGTCGCGCGAGGTGCGCGACAGTCTGCTGTTCGGCAGTCAGGCCGCAGCCACGCACACCATTCCGAACTTGTTGGCGGAGATGGACGCGGTGGGCGTGGCTAAGATCGCGATACTGCCCATCGCCACCGGGCTGCCGTTTGGTGAAGACCCGACCGCGCACGTGCTCGACGCCATCGCCAACTCTGACGCCGGCGAACGATTGATCCCCTTTGCCTCCGTTCACCCGCGCGATGTCGGTTGGCGCACGCAACTGCGCGGCTATGCGCAGCGCGGTGTCCGTGGGGTGAAGGTCCATCCCGAGATGCAACGCCTCTTTCCCGACGAGCCGGCTGCGATGGAGCTGTATGAGGAGTGCGGTCGCTTGAATCTGCCGGTGATCTTTCACGGCGGCCGCTCCGGCATCGAGCCGGCGTTCATGCGCCCGTACGCGCTGATCCGTCGCTACGTGGCCGCCATCACGTCGTTCCCGCAAGTCCGCTTCGTCCTCGGCCACGCCGGCGCACGCGACGTCGCCGATGCGATCCCCGTCGCGCAGCAGCACGCGAACGTCTGGCTGGAAATTTCGGGACAAGGGGTGACCCAATTGCACGAGCTGATCCACACGCTCGGTTACGAGAAGTTGCTCTTCGGCACCGACTGGCCCTTCTACCCGTTGGCCGCAACACTGGCGAAGGTGCTCATCGTCACCAAGGAACACGACCCGGCCCGTGCCGCGATCTTGCACACCAACGCGGAACGCGTACTCGGGACGCGGACGTAG